A stretch of Lathyrus oleraceus cultivar Zhongwan6 chromosome 6, CAAS_Psat_ZW6_1.0, whole genome shotgun sequence DNA encodes these proteins:
- the LOC127092425 gene encoding zinc finger CCCH domain-containing protein 31: MDNRKRGRFDAGVNGSAKKTKQEMDSISSGVGSKTKPCTKFFSIAGCPFGEGCHFLHFVPGGYNAVAQMMNLKPAAPPRNVAAPPPVSNNGSAPQAVKTRICNKFNSAEGCKFGDKCHFAHGEWELGKPFVPSIDDHRPMAPTTVNRMVGRTEAPSGLGATSFGANSTAKISVEASLAGAIIGKGGVNSKQICRQTGVKFSIRDHESDPNLRNIELEGTFDQIAQASNMVKDLLLTLSVSAPPKSAPGGPGAPAPPGRNIKTKLCENFAKGSCTFGERCHFAHGAAELRKLGI, encoded by the exons ATGGATAACCGCAAACGAGGGAGGTTCGATGCCGGCGTTAACGGCTCCGCTAAGAAGACTAAACAAG AAATGGACTCAATATCAAGTGGTGTAGGAAGCAAAACGAAGCCTTGTACCAAGTTTTTCAG cATTGCTGGCTGCCCATTTGGTGAAGGCTGTCACTTCTTGCATTTTGTTCCTGGTGGTTATAATGCCGTTGCCCAAATGATGAATCTGAAACCTGCTGCACCTCCTAGAAATGTTGCCGCCCCACCACCAGTCTCTAACAATGGATCTGCACCGCAAGCTGTTAAAACCCGCATATGTAACAAGTTTAATTCTGCCGAGGGCTGCAAATTTGGTGACAAGTGCCATTTTGCCCATGGTGAATGGGAACTTGGCAAACCATTTGTTCCATCAATTGATGATCACCGTCCTATGGCACCTACAACAGTTAATCGTATGGTTGGTCGAACTGAGGCTCCCTCTGGTCTGGGCGCTACTAGCTTTGGTGCCAATTCCACTGCCAAGATCAGTGTAGAAGCTTCCTTGGCTGGAGCCATCATTGGAAAGGGTGGTGTGAACTCGAAGCAGATCTGTCGCCAAACAGGAGTCAAATTTTCAATTCGTGACCATGAATCTGACCCAAATCTTAGAAACATTGAACTTGAGGGAACATTTGATCAAATTGCACAGGCAAGTAACATGGTAAAAGATTTACTTTTGACTCTATCAGTCTCCGCCCCACCGAAATCCGCCCCAGGTGGTCCAGGTGCCCCAGCCCCACCTGGAAGAAACATCAAGACCAAGCTTTGTGAGAATTTTGCTAAAGGGTCTTGCACATTCGGGGAAAGATGTCATTTTGCCCACGGTGCTGCCGAATTGCGAAAGCTAGGAATCTAA
- the LOC127092841 gene encoding 18 kDa seed maturation protein yields the protein MQAAKKAVETVKETAANIGASAKSGLEKTKATVQEKGEITSARDPMQKEMATEKKEERINQAEMEKQEAREYNAAVKMSHVTGPTAETASGYSIIDDYGTGQPMATDNVSTIPGIGLARGADVMGSNPIESNTGMDMGTTTEAHVFHVDGTVPESGAPNH from the exons ATGCAGGCAGCAAAGAAAGCAGTTGAGACCGTTAAGGAAACCGCCGCCAACATTGGTGCTTCTGCTAAGTCTGGCTTAGAGAAGACCAAAGCCACCGTCCAGGAAAAG GGTGAGATTACGAGTGCACGTGATCCCATGCAGAAGGAAATGGCGACAGAGAAGAAAGAAGAGAGGATCAACCAAGCAGAAATGGAGAAACAGGAAGCACGTGAGTATAATGCTGCGGTCAAAATGTCTCACGTGACTGGGCCCACCGCTGAGACTGCTTCTGGATACTCCATCATTGATGACTATGGAACCGGACAACCAATGGCTACTGATAACGTGTCAACAATTCCTGGAATCGGGCTTGCACGTGGAGCAGATGTGATGGGCTCAAACCCGATTGAGAGCAACACGGGTATGGATATGGGTACTACTACAGAGGCACATGTTTTCCACGTGGATGGAACTGTCCCAGAGAGTGGGGCTCCTAATCATTAG